The Chitinophaga niabensis genomic interval ACCAATACGAGTTTGCGCGCCTGAACCTGAGCTATACGGTGATGAGTAAACGTAAACTGCTGCAACTGGTGAATGAAGGACATGTAACAGGCTGGGACGATCCCCGCATGCCAACATTGAGCGCATTCCGCCGTCGTGGCTACACCCCTTCCAGCATCCGCACCTTTGCAGAAAGGGTAGGCGTGGCTAAAAGGGATAACCTGATAGAAATAGGTTTGCTTGAATTCTGCATCCGCGAGGAACTGAATAAAACAGCCAACCGTGTAATGGCGGTACTGGACCCGGTGAAACTTGTGATCACCAATTATCCTGAAGGGCAAACAGAAGATCTGCCGGCTGAAAATAACCCGGAAGATCCTGACAGCGGGCACCACAACCTTACTTTCAGTAACACCCTGTATATTGAAAGAGAAGATTTCATGGAAGAACCGCCCAAGAAATTCTTCCGTCTCGGCCCCGGCCTGATGGTGCGATTGAAACATGCTTACATTGTGAAGTGCGACAGCTTTGAAAAAGATGCTGACGGCAATGTGTCTACGATCTTCTGCTCCTACATCCCGGAAAGCAAAAGCGGATCAGATACCAGCGGTATTAACGTGAAAGGAACCATACACTGGGTAAGTGCAGCCCATGCTGCCACAGCGGAAGTTCGTTTATACGACCGGCTTTTCTCTGTAGAAAATCCTGCTGCCGAAGAAGGTGATTTCAAATCATTCATCAATCCATCTTCGCTGGAGCTAATACCGCAGGCCTATATAGAACCATTCCTGCTGGATGCAAAAGTGGGAGATCAATTCCAGTTCCTCCGCAAAGGGTATTTCTGTGTAGATCCGGATTCAACACCCGGTAAACTGGTATTTAACCGTACCGTTACCCTGAAGGATACCTGGGCGAAAGAAGCGAAAAAAGCATAGGTACTGATAGGTTTTTAACCTTCTCCAGGTAAAGGCAGTGTTCATCACTCCTTCACCATAGGTTCGTTCCCCCTTCGTTCAACAGGAACAGCTAAAATTATATCAAAAAAAGGGGCTGACTAATGATATTTAGTCAGCCCCTTATATATTGGTTATATGGAAGTTACGCAAAAATTGCCAAAGCCTGCTTAATCCTTTCGATCGTTTCCTCTTTACCCAATGTTTCTGCGATCACAAATACCGGCGGGCCAAATTTCCCTCCGCATAACATAATGCGGAAAGGTAATTGCAACTCTCCCGGTTTAATGTTCTTTGCAGTAGCCAGTTGTTTGAAGTTATCTTCCAATGCTGCAAATGTAAAGTCCGGCAGTGCGCCGATCTCCGTGATCCAGGATTCGAAGAAAGCCTGTTTTTCCGGCGTCCACTTAGGTTTTACGGCTTCTACATCATATTTGTCCGGCCGCACGAAAAAGAAGAAACCATGGTCCCAGATCTCATTGATAAAGTGGCAGCGTTCTTTCACCAGCCCGGTTACCTTAGCTACATAGGCTTCTTCAGGTGCCAGTCCTTTTTCAGCTAATACAGGCTGGAAAAGCTTTGCCAGCGTGGCATCATCCTTCTTCACGATATACTGGTGGTTGAACCATTTCGCCTTATCATAATCGAATTTGGCGCCGCCTTTATGTACTCTTTCAATAGAGAATTGCTGTATCAGTTCATCAATGGAAAATATTTCCTGTTCGGAACCGGCATTCCAGCCCAGCATGGCCAGCATGTTCACAAATGCTTCCGGCAGGAAACCTCTTTCGCGGAAACCCTGCGTGAGTTCATTTGTTTTAGGGTCCAGCCAGTTCATAGCATAAACGGGGAAGCCTAAACGATCTCCATCCCTTTTGCTCAGTTTACCATTACCATCCGGTTTCAGGATCAATGGCAGATGCGCCCATTGTGGCATTTCCGCTTCCCAGCCCAGGTATTTCCATAACAGGATATGCACTGGTGCGGAAGGCAGCCATTCCTCACCCCGGAAGGCATGAGAGATCTTCATGAGATAATCGTCTACCACTACGGCAAGATGGTAAGTGGGCATGCCATCTGCTTTCAGCAATACTTTATCATCCACCGTGCTGGTCTGAAAACTCACTTCTCCCCGGATCATATCTGTAAAGGCTACCGTTTCATTTTCCGGCATCTTAATACGGATCACATGAGGAGTGCCTTTTTCCAGCAAAGTTTTTACTTCAGCAGCATCCAGCGTGAGGGAGTTACGCATTGTTTTGCGTACGGAATGGTTATACTGCGGAGAGTGGTTGCCTCGTGCTTTTTCCACCTCCCGCATAGCTTCCAGCTCCTCGGGGGTATCAAAAGCATAATAGGCGAAACCTGCGTTCACCAGTTGTTCTCCATACTGCCGGTAGAGGGCTTTCCGCTCACTTTGGCGGTAAGGGGCATAAGGCCCTCCTTTATGAGGACCTTCATCAGCTTCCAGGCCGCACCAGCGAAGGCATTCCAAAATATATTCTTCCGCCCCCGGCACAAAGCGGGTTTGGTCTGTATCTTCTATCCTTAATACAAAATCTCCACCATGGTGGCGGGCGAACAGGTAATTGAACAGCACCGTTCTAACACCGCCGAGGTGAAGACCGCCAGTAGGGCTGGGTGCAAAGCGTACTCTTACTTTTTTCTGACTCATACGGCGCAAAAATAATAATTTCGGGCTTGGGAACGAGATTTCAAATCCTATAATGTATGTTCTATTTTACGAAAACACCCGCTTTCCTCAAATCACTGTACAAAAGCTGTATCTGGAACTTCTCTCCGGATGTGCCCACCGTCTATCTCACTTTTGATGACGGCCCGCATCCTAAAGCCACCCCTTTTGTGCTGGAGCAGTTGAAAAAGTACAATGCAAAAGCTACTTTCTTCTGTATCGGGAAAAATGTAGTGGAATATCCGGAGATCTATCAGCAGATCCTGCTGGATGGGCATGCCGTAGGAAACCATACGCATAACCATGTAAACGGCTGGAAAGCCGGTACCGAAACCTATCTCGCTAATATCAAAGAAGCCGCGAAATATATCCGTTCCAATCTTTTCCGCCCTCCCTACGGACGGATCTCTCCCTTCCAGGTCAAACAACTGAAAGGTGATTACAGGATCATTATGTGGGATATCCTGAGTGCGGATTTTGATACTTCCATCAGTGGAGAAGACTGCCTGCAGAATGTTGTATTCAAATTGCAAGCCGGGTCTATTGTTGTATTTCACGATAGCGAAAAAGCATGGGACAGACTGAGCTATGCTTTGCCCAGGGTGCTGGAACATTGTGCCCGTAAAGGATTACGGGTGGAAGCTATTGTATAAAAAAACGCCACAACCCTGAGGTTATGGCGTTTAGCATATGTTTGGAGAAATATTATCTCGGTAAAGTGATCTCTTTTGTTTTATCACCTACGGTCAGTACTGCTTTGTTATCACAATCACCATTACCATAGTCAAGGCTGGCTTTGAATGAATTCACAGAGAGTTCCACAACACCTTTACCTACATAAGGGCAAACGATCTTGCGTATCAGGCCGGATTTGATAGCAACAGTAGCGATCACACTGCTATCCTTCAGGCTGCCATTACCCTTTAATTCATAAATATCATCGCTGATCACCCATGGAGTGTTGGCACCTTCTTTCTGTGTTAAAGTGCGGTTACCGCTGTAAGTAACTGCATGTCCATTAGGCCAGGTGAGCTTACCTTCAGCCACGGTATAAGAATAACCGAAACCATCACCGGAAGAAAGGTTTTGAATGGTTTGCGTTCCTTCTACTTTGATATCGTTCACATAATAGTTATCGAAAGTTACTGTTGCCACAGCACCAGGGCTTACAAAGATCTTATCTACAACGATCTTGAGTTTACCTTTGCGGGTACGGTTACCATCAGTACATCCTCCTTTAAAATCGATGATGATCGTTTTAGGGTAGGTCTGAAAGTCTGCCGGATCAATGCTCAAGGCCACGCCTTCACATCTGGAATAATCATTCCAGGTTGAACCGGGAGCTTTTCTATTTCCACCATTCAGGTCGGATTCAGTAGTATTATAATCTAAAGCAATAGTGAAGGCATCTTCATACAGCGCATTCACTTCAGCTTCCTGCTGAGCGGCAGCGATTGTTTGATTATCCCTTTTGTCATCGGCACCTGCTTTATCATCTTTCTTACAGGCAAAGAAAATGGTAATAGCGCCAATTGCTAATGCGGTTACGGAGAGTACTTTGTTGGTGTTAAAATAGTGTTTCATCAGAACGGTTTTAATAGGTATTGGCTAATTGAGAAGTACCTTTGTGAAAAGGTTTAAATTAAATATTAGGATTTTCCAGAACTTAAAGATAAACAATTAATTGAAAAAAACTATATATAATGATCTGGATTGACACGCATGCCCATTTATACTCCCCTGAGTTTGATCCAGATAGGAGCGAAATGGTCACCCGGGCCATCCGGCAGGGGGTAAACAGGCTGCTGATGCCCAATATTGACGAGGACTCCATACCCGGGATGTTAAGCCTGGAGGCTGAATTTCCGGAGGAATGTCTCCCCATGATGGGCCTGCACCCCTGTTACGTGAAAGAAAACGTGGAAGTACAGCTGGCTATTGTGCAGGACTGGTTATCAAAGCGGAAATTCTGGGCAATAGGGGAAATAGGGCTGGATTTTTACTGGGATAAAACTTTGCTGGATCAGCAATACGCTGCTTTCCGCCAGCAGATCAGGCTGGCCATCGAACACCAGCTCCCCATTGCTATCCATAGCCGGGAAGCCACCAGGGCCTGTATAGATGTGGTAAAAGAACTGCACAACGGAAGCCTCACTGGTGTATTCCATTGTTTTTCAGGCACTAAGGAAGAAGCACAGGAGATCATAGACATGGGATTTTACCTCGGTATAGGCGGAGTGGTAACTTTTAAGAAAGCAGGCCTGGATGTACTGATGACCGATATTGACCTTCAACATGTTGTGCTCGAAACAGATGCCCCTTACCTGGCACCAGTACCTTATCGTGGTAAAAGGAATGAAAGTGCCTATATCCCATTGATCGCTCAGAAGCTCGCAGATGTAAAAAATCTAAAAATTGAGGAAGTAGCTGCAATTACTACAGGCAATGCCCGGAAATTATTCAAAATGCACTAACTGATAAGTGAATACATTTGCATGCAATTCTATAAGAGATAAATGACGAAGATTTTAATCATCTATACCGGTGGTACCGTTGGGATGATCTACGACGAAAAGACGACTGCATTACGGCCCATCGGCTTCAATGAGATCAGGAACAACCTACCTGAGCTTTATCGCATGGGAATTGACTTCTACGTTTACGCCTTCAATCCTCCCATGGATTCCTCAGACATGCTGCCGGAGATCTGGACGGAATTAGCCAGCATTATTGAAGACCGTTACGACCGTTATGATGGATTTGTGATCCTCCATGGCTCTGACACCATGGCCTTCACTGCTTCAGCGCTCAGCTTCATGCTGGAAAATCTTTCCAAACCCGTGATCCTTACCGGTAGCCAGTTGCCCATCGGCAAGATCCGTACAGATGCTAAAGAGAATATCATCACCGCCATGGAAATTGCTTCCACCAAAAGCAATGGCCACTGTATGGTTCCCGAAGTCTGCATTTATTTCGACTTCATGCTTTTCCGCGGCAACCGCGCCAAGAAGTACAACGCTGAAAAGTTCGAAGCCTTCTACTCCATGAACTATCCTGCCCTGGCTGAAGCCGGCATCGATATCAAATACAAGAATAACTACGTACTGCCTGGTCCTGAAAAAGGATTGATCGTACACAAGAACCTGGACCCTAATATCGGGGTACTGAAAATATTCCCGGGCATTACCCGCCGCGCTGTGGAAGCTATTGTGAATACACCCGGCATGCGGGGTTTGATCCTGGAAACATTCGGAAGCGGTAATGCTACTACGCAAGCCTGGTTCACAGAATGCCTGCAAAAGGCGGCGGATAAAGGCATCCTGATGGTGGATATCACACAATGCGATGGTGGATCTGTTGAATTAGGGAAGTATGAAACCAGTCAGCATCTGCAAAAGATCGGCGTAGTGAGTGGGCATGATATGACATTTGAAGCTGCTACTACCAAGTTGATGTTCCTGTTAGGGCAGAACATTCCCATGGATGAGATGAAGCGTTTGATCGAGTTGCCGTTGAGAGGTGAATTGACGCCGGCGACGGAGATATTGCCTTAAAGGTGGTGGCTGTAAGCAGATCAGGCTTTGCGATGTATGTTTGTTGCTATATAAAGTTGGTGTTTTTCAGATCCCTGCAAGCATCCCTTTCAGCACCTGCACATCCTTCTTCAACTTACCTAATACGATCTGCTGCTTTTCCTTTACCGGCAAAGCCTCCTGTGCTTTACTCAACAACTCATATTCGAGATGCAGCGTAATAGGAACATGGATATTATATTCTTTCACTTTTTGAAAGAATGCTTTAAAATTCACCATCCCCTCTCCGAGCGGCACATTCTGTAAGGTATTGTTCACCCATTTACAATCTTTTATCACCAGGGTATTGATGTGTTCCCGGATAAGCTCCAAACCCAAAGGCCAGCTGTTAGCGCCTTCCACAGTAGCATGGCGGATATCATATTGCACACCGGCATACTTCGGATCTACGTCTTTGATCATCGCATACAAGTCCCATACACTTGCACCCACCTTCAGACCTGCATGATTCTGGTAGGCTGCCTGGATGTTTAATTGGCTATTTAGTTTTGCCAACTCCTTTAACTGCTGGCTACGGACCCTGATACTCTCCTGGATAGATTTTCCTTTTATATAATCATACCAGCCCATACGGTAGTATTTCACTCCCTGATCAGCCGCAGTTTTCAGTAAAGTATCTGCACCTTCCGCCTCCAGGATGGCTGTAGTCATCAATGTTGTTTTGAGGCCTGCGTCCCTGGCAGCTTTTGCAGCCTTGGGCAGATCTGTGGTTACCCTTTCCGGTAATACATGCCCTTCCGGCCGAACGGTATAATCCACCCCATCCAGACCGGCTGCAGCGAAGGTTTCACAGAGCAACTGGTAATCCATCCATTGAAAGGGTTTGGAGAATGCATGTATTTCCCAGTCTTTCCTTAATTTAAATGAGGAAAACGGCAATGCAGCTCCGGCCATGGCAATGGTTTGAATAAAATCCCGTCTGTTATATGGCATGATGTTGGGTTTTCTGTTTCTAACAAAGTACAAATCTCTTCTTAATGAAAAAAGACTTCAGTTCCTTAAAACGCCCGAAGTACCCCATGCCGGACTTCATTGAACAGGCGCTAACGAAACACAAGCTGTTTGAGGCTTATGAAAACAGGCCGCCCTATCAGCAAAACGATTATATCCACTGGATCAGCAGTGCTAAAAGAGAGGAAACCAGGCTGAAAAGGCTGAACCAGATGCTGGATGAGCTTAAAAAGGGTGGGAAGTACATGAACATGGTTTATAACGGCAAATAGATATAATTAAAACAAATACGGCATTTACTTGGATTTTTTAGACAAAGGCATATCTTTGCAGCCCCGAATGAATAATTTGGGACAACGGAAAGGTGCAGGAGTGGTTGATCTGGCTCGCCTGGAAAGCGGGTATACCGCAAGGTATCAAGGGTTCGAATCCCTTCCTTTCCGCTAAAAGGGACTTATCATAAAAGTAATGGTAAGTCCCTTTTTCTTTATAAGCGAAATTGCCCAACTGGTGGGCAATTAGCTGAAAAATTAAATTCATCTTAGGGGTTCGAAATGCCCGTTTTTCCCGATCATATACAATTCCCTCCGGAAAGATCAATTTTTGTAATTCCTCTTTTTGGGTCGCTTCGCTGGAACGCCATGCTACACTGAGATTGCGCGTAAAAGACAAGGTTTTTTTCAGAGCTTCGGGTAGGTTCGAAATGCTTTTTGCACATTCTGTCAGTTCCTTTAAAATTTTGGCCCTTTCCTCCTGATACCGGTTATTGAATTTGTTGTACACTTCCAGTGTTACACTCTTCAACAAAAGGCTTTCCTCGGCATCTTCTATTTTCTTTTCTACTGCTGCCAGCTGTTTCTTTAAAGAGGCTTCCTTTTCAACATTGTCTTTTGAGCATTCCTCATAAAACCTTTCCATTTCGTACTGTATGGGTGCCATTAATTCCTCTGACACTTGTAGGGTAGTTAACAGGTCTTCGAATAATTGATGAAGCTCTGCGGCATTACGGTTGCATTTACATCCATTGGTACGGCACTTATAGTAATAGAACTTCAAGACCTTCGTTTTGGTCTTTTTACGCCTTTCATAGCCCGTTAATGGCTCCCCACACCTATCACATTTTAAAAACACCTTCAACGGCAGGTAGTCATTTTCTTTTTTATGAACCTGATTGCCGGGGCTATTAATAAACGGAAATTGCCAGCTAACGATCCTTACATGGAGCGTATGAAGAAGGTATTACAGTCCTTGCGCACTTTTATGAAGTCAGCTAAGAAAACTGACACCCTGCACATTCACCAGGCTGTGCTGAATGGTATTCATGATGTCTTAAACGGCTGTGGGTGCGGTTGTGGCGGCAAAAATGTGGTCATGGCGGTTTACACGGACTGGATTTACCAGACAATAACCAGCAGGCTCTACCGCCAGACGCGGTGGTGAATAGTATGGATTTTGCCAAAATGCAGTTTAAAACGCTTGGATTTACAGGAAAATGGCTGGAATTAATAGGTGATCCGTCAGGTAATTTTACCGCAATGGTGTTCGGTAAGCCTAAAATGGGCAAATCCTATCTCTGCATTGATTTTGCCTCCTACCTGGCTCAAAACCATGGCAAGGTGTTATATGTGGCAAAGGAAGAAGGGCTGGATTATACCCTACAGGAGAAACTGAATGCAGCCAAACACCCTGATTTGTTTGTAACCGGTGAGTTACAGGCCGATCTTTCACCCTATGACTTTATATTTCTGGATAGTGTTAGTCGGCTGGGGCTAACCCCGGATCAGATAAGGAACTTGAAAGCACAGTACCCCACCAAATCATTTATATATGTTTTCCAGTCCACTAAACAAGGAAACTTCCGGGGAGAAAATAGCTTCCAGCACGATGTAGACGTGGTTATAGAGGTGCCAGAGAAAGGTAAAGCTGTGCAGATGGGGAGGTTTAATCAGGGAGGTGTTATGTTTTTTTAAAAATAGACTAAATATAATCTGAATATACAATTGGCCCATTATTAAGCGATAGGCAGTACGCTTTCTTAAGTTAAATCTTGTGTTGCCCTGCTTTATAAAGCTGTATTAACTAATTGTGAAACTATGTATATTTAATAATTACAGGTACATTGGTAACGAGTAAAATTAATTGCCTAACAATGTTTGAACAGATTAAAGAAGAAATAAAAGCTTCCTACTATCAAGACAATTTCTCTAATGAAGGCCAACGATTTATAGCCTGGTATTTGAGGAATATTCACCTTCGTGATATGGTGGAGGCCAAAGATGATATTACAGACGGGACAGATGATAAGCAGATTGATGCTATTGTAATTGACGATGAGAAAAATTCAGTTTTCATTCTTCAAGGGAAGTTTATCGGTGGAGATAAAATTGATGCAGAACCTTTACGTGAAGTTTTGTCGTCTTGGGTACAGTTAAGAAACCTTGTTAGGCTCCAACAAGTTGGCAATAATAAATTAAAAAGAAAGTTGTCAGATGTTGCACGAGCACTTGAGGACGACTATGAGATAGCATTTGAGTTAATTACAACTGGCACACCCACAATTGCTGCCCAAAATGATCTTGCAACTTTTCAACAGCAACTTGCAGAATTATCTGAAAAGGATGACTTGATATGTACTATTTCAATCATTGATAGTGACGAAATTAGAAGGAGATACGATTTAGCGCTAGAAAAAGAAAATCCCCTTATAAATCATATAATTGATCTTTCGGCAGGCCACTTTATGTATGAGACTCTTGCTAATACTCAAGTTGCCATTGGAGCACTTCCCCTTAAAGAATGCATAAAAATTCCGGGTATTAAGGATGGAACATTATTTCAAAAAAATGTCCGCCAAAGCTTAGGACTGAGCAATACAGTAAACAAGGGGATTAGGCAAACAATTTATGGCGATAAGCATAAAGATTTCTTTTTCTTTCATAATGGTATTACAGCAATATGTAATAAAATGGAGAAGAAAGATACTCAACTAAGACTTAAAGGCCTCAGTGTGGTAAATGGTTGTCAATCGCTTAATACGATTTTAAGTTGCAGTGAAAGAGTGAAAGAGTTGGAGGATACATATGTATTATTTCGTTTCTATGAGATACCACAAAGAGACAGAGCTGATAGAATTAGTATCAGTACAAATTCTCAAAGCGCTGTAAAACCAAGAGATTTGCGAAGTAACGATAAGCGAGTATTGAACATAAAAAAACAATTTGAGCAGAAGTATTCGCAAGGTTACTTCATAACTAAACGTGGGGAAGTTCCCCCAGCTGATAAATCAAAAGAGCTAGTACTAGACTTTTCAGACTTAGGTAAATTTTTGATTGCATGGCATTCACAAAGGCCCAATATATCTTACAGCGAGACAAAGATATTTGACAAATATTTTGAACAGCTTTTCAAGCGAGAATATAAACCCGAAAATGCACAGGCACTAAATTTTTTCTTCCAGGAGATTTTAAAAACATGGAGTAAGGAAAACCCTCTAGGTTTAAATGAAACATTGCTTGCAATGAAGGCATATGCGCCCTATCATCATCTTTACGCGGTAGGTATGTGCTTCTCAATTTCAAATAACCAAGCGGAACGAGTTCCTTTTCCCAGTAGATGTTATGAAAAAGCAAACAAAGAGGGGATGATCACCGAGTTGATTAAAATTGCTGGGGTAAGCTTAAATATGGCTCTAGAAGCTGCAGCAAATGAACCGCAATCCCAAAATAGAGTTTTCAGTCCGCATAACTGGATCAAAGCAAAAAGTTGTTTAGCTGGGATTAATGGAGCTATAAGGAACTATTTCAGCATGTTGCCGCTCATG includes:
- a CDS encoding glutamine--tRNA ligase/YqeY domain fusion protein, whose product is MSEERSLNFIEQIIEDDIANGVNDGRVHTRFPPEPNGYLHIGHAKSICLNFGLANKYNGKTNLRFDDTNPVTEETEYVESIKADIKWLGYQWANELYASDYFEQLHDFAVALIKKGLAYVDDLSAAEIAALKGTPTEPGKNSPHRNRSVEENLQLFADMRAGKYPDGAKVLRAKVDMAHVNMHMRDPLMYRIKHAHHHRTGDTWCIYPMYDFAHGQSDSIEKITHSICTLEFIPHRELYNWFIEQLNIFPSHQYEFARLNLSYTVMSKRKLLQLVNEGHVTGWDDPRMPTLSAFRRRGYTPSSIRTFAERVGVAKRDNLIEIGLLEFCIREELNKTANRVMAVLDPVKLVITNYPEGQTEDLPAENNPEDPDSGHHNLTFSNTLYIEREDFMEEPPKKFFRLGPGLMVRLKHAYIVKCDSFEKDADGNVSTIFCSYIPESKSGSDTSGINVKGTIHWVSAAHAATAEVRLYDRLFSVENPAAEEGDFKSFINPSSLELIPQAYIEPFLLDAKVGDQFQFLRKGYFCVDPDSTPGKLVFNRTVTLKDTWAKEAKKA
- the gltX gene encoding glutamate--tRNA ligase gives rise to the protein MSQKKVRVRFAPSPTGGLHLGGVRTVLFNYLFARHHGGDFVLRIEDTDQTRFVPGAEEYILECLRWCGLEADEGPHKGGPYAPYRQSERKALYRQYGEQLVNAGFAYYAFDTPEELEAMREVEKARGNHSPQYNHSVRKTMRNSLTLDAAEVKTLLEKGTPHVIRIKMPENETVAFTDMIRGEVSFQTSTVDDKVLLKADGMPTYHLAVVVDDYLMKISHAFRGEEWLPSAPVHILLWKYLGWEAEMPQWAHLPLILKPDGNGKLSKRDGDRLGFPVYAMNWLDPKTNELTQGFRERGFLPEAFVNMLAMLGWNAGSEQEIFSIDELIQQFSIERVHKGGAKFDYDKAKWFNHQYIVKKDDATLAKLFQPVLAEKGLAPEEAYVAKVTGLVKERCHFINEIWDHGFFFFVRPDKYDVEAVKPKWTPEKQAFFESWITEIGALPDFTFAALEDNFKQLATAKNIKPGELQLPFRIMLCGGKFGPPVFVIAETLGKEETIERIKQALAIFA
- a CDS encoding polysaccharide deacetylase family protein, whose protein sequence is MFYFTKTPAFLKSLYKSCIWNFSPDVPTVYLTFDDGPHPKATPFVLEQLKKYNAKATFFCIGKNVVEYPEIYQQILLDGHAVGNHTHNHVNGWKAGTETYLANIKEAAKYIRSNLFRPPYGRISPFQVKQLKGDYRIIMWDILSADFDTSISGEDCLQNVVFKLQAGSIVVFHDSEKAWDRLSYALPRVLEHCARKGLRVEAIV
- a CDS encoding TatD family hydrolase translates to MIWIDTHAHLYSPEFDPDRSEMVTRAIRQGVNRLLMPNIDEDSIPGMLSLEAEFPEECLPMMGLHPCYVKENVEVQLAIVQDWLSKRKFWAIGEIGLDFYWDKTLLDQQYAAFRQQIRLAIEHQLPIAIHSREATRACIDVVKELHNGSLTGVFHCFSGTKEEAQEIIDMGFYLGIGGVVTFKKAGLDVLMTDIDLQHVVLETDAPYLAPVPYRGKRNESAYIPLIAQKLADVKNLKIEEVAAITTGNARKLFKMH
- a CDS encoding asparaginase — encoded protein: MTKILIIYTGGTVGMIYDEKTTALRPIGFNEIRNNLPELYRMGIDFYVYAFNPPMDSSDMLPEIWTELASIIEDRYDRYDGFVILHGSDTMAFTASALSFMLENLSKPVILTGSQLPIGKIRTDAKENIITAMEIASTKSNGHCMVPEVCIYFDFMLFRGNRAKKYNAEKFEAFYSMNYPALAEAGIDIKYKNNYVLPGPEKGLIVHKNLDPNIGVLKIFPGITRRAVEAIVNTPGMRGLILETFGSGNATTQAWFTECLQKAADKGILMVDITQCDGGSVELGKYETSQHLQKIGVVSGHDMTFEAATTKLMFLLGQNIPMDEMKRLIELPLRGELTPATEILP
- a CDS encoding sugar phosphate isomerase/epimerase family protein, with the protein product MPYNRRDFIQTIAMAGAALPFSSFKLRKDWEIHAFSKPFQWMDYQLLCETFAAAGLDGVDYTVRPEGHVLPERVTTDLPKAAKAARDAGLKTTLMTTAILEAEGADTLLKTAADQGVKYYRMGWYDYIKGKSIQESIRVRSQQLKELAKLNSQLNIQAAYQNHAGLKVGASVWDLYAMIKDVDPKYAGVQYDIRHATVEGANSWPLGLELIREHINTLVIKDCKWVNNTLQNVPLGEGMVNFKAFFQKVKEYNIHVPITLHLEYELLSKAQEALPVKEKQQIVLGKLKKDVQVLKGMLAGI
- a CDS encoding YdeI/OmpD-associated family protein; translated protein: MKKDFSSLKRPKYPMPDFIEQALTKHKLFEAYENRPPYQQNDYIHWISSAKREETRLKRLNQMLDELKKGGKYMNMVYNGK
- a CDS encoding P-loop NTPase family protein — encoded protein: MWRQKCGHGGLHGLDLPDNNQQALPPDAVVNSMDFAKMQFKTLGFTGKWLELIGDPSGNFTAMVFGKPKMGKSYLCIDFASYLAQNHGKVLYVAKEEGLDYTLQEKLNAAKHPDLFVTGELQADLSPYDFIFLDSVSRLGLTPDQIRNLKAQYPTKSFIYVFQSTKQGNFRGENSFQHDVDVVIEVPEKGKAVQMGRFNQGGVMFF
- a CDS encoding AIPR family protein — its product is MFEQIKEEIKASYYQDNFSNEGQRFIAWYLRNIHLRDMVEAKDDITDGTDDKQIDAIVIDDEKNSVFILQGKFIGGDKIDAEPLREVLSSWVQLRNLVRLQQVGNNKLKRKLSDVARALEDDYEIAFELITTGTPTIAAQNDLATFQQQLAELSEKDDLICTISIIDSDEIRRRYDLALEKENPLINHIIDLSAGHFMYETLANTQVAIGALPLKECIKIPGIKDGTLFQKNVRQSLGLSNTVNKGIRQTIYGDKHKDFFFFHNGITAICNKMEKKDTQLRLKGLSVVNGCQSLNTILSCSERVKELEDTYVLFRFYEIPQRDRADRISISTNSQSAVKPRDLRSNDKRVLNIKKQFEQKYSQGYFITKRGEVPPADKSKELVLDFSDLGKFLIAWHSQRPNISYSETKIFDKYFEQLFKREYKPENAQALNFFFQEILKTWSKENPLGLNETLLAMKAYAPYHHLYAVGMCFSISNNQAERVPFPSRCYEKANKEGMITELIKIAGVSLNMALEAAANEPQSQNRVFSPHNWIKAKSCLAGINGAIRNYFSMLPLMPGGQEIKGKLNKMLELKPDDFEYRWASD